The Apium graveolens cultivar Ventura chromosome 11, ASM990537v1, whole genome shotgun sequence genome has a window encoding:
- the LOC141696101 gene encoding uncharacterized protein LOC141696101: MTPMRQPPPTPHHKVINFIAGGSEVCGSIYSQAKRAARETDIRVFQVGVNSNTFPSLVFDESDKRSIREPQQDGLVISLPVGNCLIKRILVDNGSAANIMMLSTLKQMGLAESDMIKKSTTLVGFSGETKQMLGEIM; this comes from the coding sequence ATGACACCAATGAGGCAACCACCACCAACGCCACATCACAAAGTAATTAACTTCATTGCAGGTGGTTCTGAAGTGTGTGGATCCATATATTCACAAGCTAAAAGGGCAGCCAGAGAGACAGACATAAGGGTTTTTCAAGTGGGAGTTAATAGTAACACTTTTCCATCATTAGTGTTCGATGAGTCAGATAAGAGAAGTATCCGAGAACCACAACAAGATGGACTTGTCATCTCACTCCCTGTGGGGAATTGCCTGATCAAGAGAATTCTAGTTGATAACGGGAGTGCCGCCAACATTATGATGCTAAGCACATTAAAGCAAATGGGTTTGGCGGAGAGTGACATGATTAAAAAATCAACTAcattggtgggattcagtggaGAAACTAAACAAATGTTGGGAGAAATTATGTAG